The Brevibacillus brevis genome contains a region encoding:
- a CDS encoding S8 family peptidase, which yields MKIVSFHRDTPFTEILSDLKTKVLTKTERLPWRCYDDLSCLCVKQKIFEQHEELFRRYKAMVEENITVSVHAEGEDEIPWGVRYVGAQRLWRKGRGAGVKVAVIDTGISRDHFDLRDQIKGGIQLVGGKQNGHGTHVAGIIVAEMNQRGIVGVSPEAHLYDVRAFDHEGKSSLSTILQALQWSIANKMDVINMSFGMPQYSEAMARAVDRAHKQGIVLVASAGNGGGEAEYPARYDGVLGVSAIDQTGKLASFSARGKGVNMKAPGVDILSTWPGNQFKKLNGTSMAAPHVAGLKALEIGRKRKKA from the coding sequence TTGAAAATTGTCAGCTTTCATCGGGATACGCCGTTTACCGAGATACTGTCAGATTTGAAAACCAAGGTTCTGACCAAAACCGAGAGACTTCCATGGCGATGCTATGATGACCTTTCTTGCTTGTGTGTCAAACAAAAGATTTTTGAGCAGCATGAGGAGCTTTTTCGAAGATATAAAGCGATGGTGGAAGAGAACATTACCGTAAGCGTCCATGCGGAAGGCGAGGATGAAATCCCGTGGGGCGTGCGATATGTAGGGGCACAAAGATTGTGGCGAAAGGGGCGTGGAGCAGGCGTCAAGGTCGCTGTCATCGATACGGGAATCTCCCGCGATCATTTTGATTTGAGGGACCAAATTAAGGGTGGCATCCAGCTAGTGGGCGGCAAACAAAATGGACACGGTACGCATGTCGCGGGGATCATCGTTGCCGAGATGAACCAAAGAGGAATTGTCGGAGTTTCTCCAGAGGCCCATTTGTATGACGTCCGTGCTTTTGATCATGAGGGGAAATCATCTTTGTCGACTATTTTGCAGGCCTTGCAATGGTCGATTGCCAATAAGATGGATGTTATCAATATGAGCTTTGGCATGCCTCAATATAGTGAAGCAATGGCGAGAGCAGTTGATCGGGCCCATAAGCAAGGAATCGTGTTGGTAGCTTCTGCAGGCAACGGAGGGGGAGAAGCGGAGTATCCAGCGCGGTACGATGGTGTCTTAGGTGTCAGTGCGATTGATCAAACGGGAAAATTGGCATCATTCAGTGCGAGAGGGAAGGGCGTAAATATGAAGGCACCCGGGGTTGATATTTTGTCTACGTGGCCGGGGAATCAGTTTAAAAAGCTGAATGGCACTTCGATGGCCGCCCCGCATGTAGCAGGGCTGAAGGCGTTAGAAATTGGTCGCAAGCGAAAAAAAGCATAG
- a CDS encoding stage VI sporulation protein F — MAKAKGKASSKVKLKAKGSPRDLLKSINKKSKKKWTMGDVRSLAKNFSMKDLKDDKKLSELIKKVSKAVGVKLSDQQMSSVKKQVHDRLG; from the coding sequence ATGGCAAAAGCAAAAGGAAAAGCAAGTTCAAAAGTCAAGCTCAAAGCGAAGGGCAGTCCGCGTGACTTGTTGAAATCCATCAACAAGAAAAGCAAGAAAAAATGGACAATGGGCGATGTTCGATCGCTGGCAAAAAACTTCTCCATGAAAGACTTGAAGGATGACAAGAAATTAAGCGAGCTGATTAAAAAAGTCAGCAAGGCCGTCGGCGTCAAATTATCCGACCAGCAAATGTCCAGTGTAAAAAAACAAGTGCATGATCGCCTCGGATAA
- the rnz gene encoding ribonuclease Z, giving the protein MIVTFLGTGSGAPTTRRNVSGIGLRFIQAGKWWLFDCGEGTQHQLLRAPMKISQLDKIFITHLHGDHLYGLIGLLASRSLRNTEPTPLELYGPPGLDRYFRAVMEASPVHLQYPLEIKIVSEGVIYEDEEIVVSCRMAKHRVPSFAYAVMEKEKTGAFQVELAKQAGVPSGPLFGVLKRGEQVTLEDGRVLDGKDFVGEPQPGRKIVFSGDTEPSQAVLELAKGADLLVHEATYAHHDKELAIRSGHSTAREAAQIAKEAGVKELCLTHFSPRYEDEEGDFSMEDLLAEAQQIFPATQLADDLGSISVKRERNNGR; this is encoded by the coding sequence GTGATCGTTACATTTTTAGGCACCGGATCAGGTGCACCCACTACGCGAAGAAACGTAAGTGGGATAGGCTTGCGATTTATACAGGCAGGCAAATGGTGGTTGTTTGACTGCGGTGAGGGGACTCAACACCAGCTACTCCGAGCACCGATGAAAATTAGTCAATTGGATAAAATCTTTATCACCCATCTGCATGGGGATCATCTGTACGGACTGATCGGACTGCTTGCGAGCCGGTCTTTGCGCAATACCGAACCGACTCCGTTAGAGCTGTACGGACCACCGGGACTCGACCGATATTTTCGAGCTGTCATGGAGGCAAGTCCGGTTCATTTGCAATATCCATTGGAAATAAAAATCGTCAGTGAGGGCGTAATCTACGAGGACGAAGAGATCGTGGTGAGCTGTCGAATGGCGAAGCATCGCGTGCCTTCGTTTGCTTATGCCGTGATGGAAAAGGAAAAGACAGGAGCATTTCAAGTAGAACTGGCAAAGCAGGCCGGGGTGCCGTCAGGGCCGTTATTTGGAGTCTTGAAGAGAGGAGAACAGGTCACGCTCGAGGATGGTCGTGTTCTGGACGGGAAGGACTTCGTTGGAGAGCCGCAGCCAGGACGCAAAATCGTCTTCAGTGGAGATACGGAGCCGAGCCAAGCTGTTTTGGAGCTGGCAAAAGGGGCAGATTTGCTCGTTCACGAAGCGACCTACGCCCATCACGACAAGGAGCTGGCGATCAGAAGCGGACATTCCACAGCACGCGAGGCGGCTCAAATTGCCAAAGAAGCGGGCGTGAAAGAACTGTGTCTGACTCACTTCAGTCCGCGTTATGAAGATGAAGAGGGAGATTTTTCGATGGAGGATTTGTTGGCAGAGGCGCAGCAAATTTTTCCGGCGACTCAATTGGCAGATGATCTTGGCAGCATTTCTGTAAAGCGAGAGAGAAACAATGGGAGATAG
- a CDS encoding YczE/YyaS/YitT family protein, with product MSGRGFNRSIAVRYMMFVLGLFVGAFGTVLAIKANLGVAPWETFHIGLQKTFGLTIGLWSQIVGVVVIFATYLVAKMKPNFGMFLNMICFGVFLDLILWLDFIPELQSIWARLLMFLAGVVVLGVGIGMYLSPSLGAGPRDSFMLAMNERLGWSIQRVRLIIEVTVLLAGAALGGPVSIGTILIALLTGPMIQRTIPFWRQVMKKQYGLPAPVERQAS from the coding sequence GTGTCTGGCAGAGGGTTCAACAGGTCGATCGCAGTACGCTACATGATGTTTGTACTAGGCTTGTTCGTCGGTGCATTTGGTACGGTACTGGCCATTAAAGCAAACCTCGGCGTAGCGCCTTGGGAAACCTTTCACATTGGCTTGCAAAAAACATTTGGATTAACGATTGGCCTATGGTCTCAGATCGTAGGAGTCGTTGTCATTTTCGCCACTTATTTGGTGGCAAAAATGAAGCCTAATTTTGGAATGTTCTTAAATATGATTTGCTTTGGCGTTTTTCTCGATCTTATTTTATGGTTGGATTTTATTCCTGAGCTGCAATCAATCTGGGCGAGGCTCTTGATGTTTCTCGCAGGTGTTGTTGTTTTGGGTGTCGGGATCGGGATGTATTTGTCTCCTTCTCTTGGGGCAGGTCCGCGCGACAGCTTCATGCTGGCGATGAACGAGCGACTTGGCTGGAGTATCCAGCGAGTCCGACTCATCATAGAAGTAACCGTACTGCTTGCAGGCGCCGCTTTGGGTGGACCTGTGTCAATCGGTACGATATTGATAGCGCTGTTAACGGGACCGATGATTCAACGGACGATTCCGTTTTGGCGTCAAGTCATGAAAAAGCAGTATGGACTGCCAGCGCCAGTGGAAAGACAAGCGAGCTAA
- a CDS encoding DUF502 domain-containing protein, with amino-acid sequence MKRFIRYFLEGLLFVIPLAVTIYILYWIFTTVDNWFYLLVHNWFNLQIPGLGFLLTILGITIVGFLASNVLTRGVLSLVSTVFEKVPFIKLIYTSIKDLIGAFVGEKKSFDKPVLVTLSKDGNAKAIGFITKESLDSFGLTDHVAVYLPQSYNFAGNLLLFPNDQVQLLDTESSEVMAFLVSGGVSGGPQNVNKKSSDA; translated from the coding sequence ATGAAGCGTTTCATTCGCTATTTCTTAGAGGGGTTATTGTTTGTCATTCCTTTGGCAGTGACGATTTATATTTTATACTGGATTTTCACGACCGTGGATAACTGGTTCTATCTGCTGGTCCACAACTGGTTTAATTTACAAATTCCAGGACTTGGCTTCCTTTTGACCATACTCGGCATCACGATTGTAGGTTTCCTTGCATCCAATGTGCTGACACGCGGAGTGCTTTCGCTCGTGTCCACCGTTTTTGAGAAAGTGCCGTTTATCAAACTCATTTATACATCCATCAAGGATTTGATCGGTGCGTTTGTAGGGGAGAAGAAGAGCTTCGACAAGCCGGTGCTCGTGACGCTGTCCAAGGATGGAAATGCGAAGGCCATTGGGTTTATTACAAAGGAAAGCCTCGATTCTTTCGGTCTCACAGACCATGTAGCGGTCTATTTGCCACAGTCGTACAATTTTGCAGGAAATCTCCTGTTGTTTCCGAACGATCAGGTACAGCTGCTTGATACGGAAAGCTCTGAAGTCATGGCATTCCTGGTATCGGGTGGAGTATCTGGAGGGCCGCAAAACGTAAACAAAAAAAGCAGTGATGCTTAA
- a CDS encoding ABC transporter permease, producing the protein MQPKEIESVHRRYLQLEKRMSFSVFSTQLFLFLVFLGLWELLARTNTINALIFSYPSKIWAQFWLQLQDGSLLPHVGLTVWETIIGFLLGTILGTVMATIIWWSPFLSRVLEPYLVIANSMPKVALGPVFIVGFGPGLLSVIAMGCAISVIITTINVYTSFKEVNQNYVKVVQTLGGSKRQIFTLVILPATIPTLLATLKVNVGLSWVGVIVGEFLVSQQGLGYLIIYGFQVFNFTLVMMSLAIIAVIATLMYQGVAYIERRLTSQFK; encoded by the coding sequence ATGCAGCCAAAGGAAATTGAATCCGTCCATCGTCGCTACTTGCAGCTAGAAAAGCGTATGAGCTTTTCGGTCTTTTCCACACAACTGTTCCTCTTTCTCGTTTTTCTCGGCTTATGGGAGCTCTTGGCTCGAACAAACACCATTAATGCACTCATCTTCAGCTATCCCTCCAAGATTTGGGCTCAATTTTGGTTGCAGCTGCAAGATGGCAGTCTTCTCCCGCATGTCGGCTTGACCGTATGGGAAACAATTATCGGCTTTCTCTTAGGAACGATTCTAGGAACCGTCATGGCAACGATCATATGGTGGTCCCCTTTTCTCTCCCGCGTACTAGAGCCTTATCTGGTTATTGCCAACAGTATGCCAAAGGTAGCGCTCGGTCCGGTTTTCATCGTCGGCTTTGGTCCAGGTTTGCTCTCTGTCATAGCGATGGGGTGCGCGATCTCGGTCATTATCACCACGATCAACGTCTACACCAGCTTCAAGGAAGTCAATCAAAACTACGTCAAAGTCGTGCAAACACTCGGGGGGAGCAAACGGCAAATCTTTACGCTCGTCATTTTGCCTGCTACCATCCCAACCCTTCTCGCAACGCTGAAGGTGAATGTCGGACTTTCGTGGGTGGGCGTCATCGTCGGAGAGTTTCTCGTATCCCAGCAAGGCTTGGGGTATTTGATCATATACGGCTTTCAAGTGTTTAATTTCACCCTGGTCATGATGAGCTTAGCCATTATCGCGGTTATCGCTACCCTGATGTATCAAGGCGTAGCCTATATAGAGCGGCGGCTCACCAGCCAGTTCAAATAG
- a CDS encoding ABC transporter ATP-binding protein has protein sequence MKQISSTPAKIELGHVTHLYLSTTRAFMAVQDINLRVEEGEFICLVGPSGCGKTTLLSLIAGLEKPTAGKVWIDGKEVNGTSRQVGYMLQQDYLFNWRSIEDNVFLGLDIQGIRTKETEEYALHLLDEMELSDVRKSSPMQLSGGMRQRVALVRTLACQPDVLLLDEPFSALDYQTKLKLEDLIFSTLRRHKKTAVLVTHDLSESIAMGDRVYIFSRNPGRINSEIVVPSPIRDALPFDARNHDGFQDLFHRVWKEMEVVSDAAKGN, from the coding sequence ATGAAGCAGATTTCTTCTACGCCGGCAAAAATAGAACTCGGCCACGTGACCCATCTTTATTTATCCACGACCAGGGCGTTCATGGCGGTCCAAGACATTAACCTGCGCGTGGAGGAAGGCGAATTCATTTGTCTGGTTGGTCCCAGCGGTTGTGGAAAGACGACGCTGCTCTCACTCATTGCAGGGCTTGAGAAACCGACAGCAGGCAAGGTGTGGATCGACGGAAAAGAAGTCAACGGAACGTCTAGGCAAGTAGGCTACATGCTTCAGCAGGATTATTTGTTCAACTGGCGCTCCATCGAAGACAACGTGTTTCTCGGACTCGATATCCAAGGCATCCGTACGAAAGAAACAGAAGAGTACGCCCTGCATCTGCTGGATGAAATGGAATTGTCTGATGTGCGCAAATCCTCTCCCATGCAGCTGTCAGGCGGCATGCGGCAACGGGTTGCACTCGTCCGAACACTCGCCTGTCAACCTGATGTGCTGTTGCTTGACGAACCATTTTCGGCATTGGACTACCAGACCAAACTCAAGCTCGAAGACTTGATCTTTTCAACGTTGCGTCGGCATAAAAAAACGGCAGTCCTTGTGACACATGATCTTTCCGAATCAATCGCGATGGGTGATCGCGTTTATATCTTTTCACGCAATCCGGGACGCATCAACAGCGAGATTGTCGTACCCAGCCCGATTCGGGATGCTCTGCCATTCGACGCCAGAAATCATGATGGATTCCAAGACTTATTCCATCGTGTGTGGAAAGAGATGGAGGTAGTATCTGATGCAGCCAAAGGAAATTGA
- a CDS encoding YjcZ family sporulation protein, producing MSLFNGGFDDFALILVLFVLLVIVACACD from the coding sequence ATGAGTCTGTTCAACGGAGGATTTGACGACTTTGCTTTAATACTGGTGTTGTTCGTATTGCTCGTTATCGTTGCTTGCGCTTGCGATTAA
- a CDS encoding DUF2621 domain-containing protein — protein sequence MGEMSTGFSLFIVGWTIVLVSLMAIGGYFMFRKFLKSMPKQDGKSDLDWQDHYIDQTRSLWTDEGLTLLNELVDPVPQLFRDVARRSIAAKIGQIALEEKATIITTDLIVKGYIVATPKRDHKWLIAHLKSKEIDYTPYEKYLNAEG from the coding sequence ATGGGTGAAATGTCTACAGGGTTTTCCCTGTTTATCGTTGGCTGGACCATTGTTCTCGTAAGTCTTATGGCGATTGGCGGGTATTTCATGTTCCGCAAATTTCTCAAGTCCATGCCCAAGCAAGACGGAAAATCTGACTTGGATTGGCAGGATCATTACATTGATCAGACACGTTCACTCTGGACAGATGAGGGTCTGACTTTGCTCAATGAATTGGTTGATCCTGTGCCACAGTTGTTTCGTGATGTTGCGAGACGTTCCATCGCAGCGAAAATCGGCCAGATCGCGCTGGAAGAGAAAGCAACCATCATTACAACAGATTTGATTGTAAAAGGGTACATCGTAGCAACCCCCAAACGTGACCACAAATGGCTCATTGCCCACCTGAAATCCAAAGAAATCGACTACACGCCTTATGAGAAATATTTGAATGCCGAGGGGTAA
- a CDS encoding YaiI/YqxD family protein: protein MSKGRVLIDADACPRQALLTAQALCKELDWICLTFASYNHQIGNANHVTVDAGPQAVDMKLANETSSGDVVVTQDIGLAALILGKRAYALTPHGMVFDPERIAFHLEERNEKARYRRGGGRTKGPAARTREDDQRFSESLRFLMERGDQQ, encoded by the coding sequence ATGTCAAAAGGACGTGTTCTTATCGATGCGGATGCTTGTCCGCGCCAGGCTCTCTTAACTGCCCAAGCATTGTGCAAAGAGCTAGACTGGATCTGTTTGACCTTTGCCAGCTATAATCATCAAATCGGCAACGCAAATCATGTTACGGTAGATGCCGGACCACAAGCGGTAGATATGAAGCTGGCGAACGAAACGAGTTCAGGGGATGTCGTGGTGACGCAGGATATTGGTCTGGCAGCTCTCATTCTCGGGAAGAGAGCCTATGCTCTGACACCGCACGGGATGGTTTTTGACCCGGAACGGATTGCGTTTCATTTAGAAGAACGAAATGAAAAAGCGAGATATCGTCGCGGGGGAGGTCGTACGAAGGGGCCTGCTGCTCGCACGCGTGAAGACGATCAGCGATTTTCTGAGTCCTTGCGCTTTTTGATGGAAAGAGGAGATCAACAATGA
- a CDS encoding sulfurtransferase, protein MQALVTPQWLKDHLNDENLVIVDCRFALSASEAGAEEYTKDHIPGALYFHLNRDLSGSKSEHGGRHPLPDTDLLAAHFSNAGIDANTTVIAYDDQEMAMAGRLWWLLRYLGHDQVAVLDGGYAAWKKAGYEVTAEVPTVQARQFVPHVRHDMLIDMEGVKKRSEHTVLLDSRAPERYRGENEPIDAKAGHIPGAHNFFYKDNLTPDQTMLPADELQKRLAPYADKELIVYCGSGVTACSNLLAFHAAGRTDVKLYLGSWSDWSSYPDNPVATDVE, encoded by the coding sequence ATGCAAGCACTTGTCACACCTCAATGGCTCAAGGATCATCTGAACGATGAAAATTTGGTGATCGTCGATTGTCGTTTTGCTTTAAGTGCTTCTGAAGCAGGTGCAGAGGAATACACGAAGGATCATATCCCGGGAGCCCTCTACTTTCATCTGAATCGTGACCTTTCTGGCTCCAAAAGCGAGCATGGTGGACGGCATCCTCTACCAGATACGGATCTGCTGGCAGCCCATTTTTCAAATGCGGGAATCGATGCCAACACAACTGTCATCGCCTACGATGATCAGGAAATGGCGATGGCAGGACGGCTATGGTGGCTGCTGCGATACCTTGGTCACGATCAGGTAGCTGTACTCGACGGCGGATACGCTGCTTGGAAAAAGGCTGGCTATGAGGTAACAGCAGAAGTCCCTACTGTACAAGCTCGTCAGTTCGTCCCCCATGTCCGCCACGACATGCTGATTGACATGGAAGGTGTCAAAAAACGCAGCGAGCATACTGTTTTGCTCGATTCTCGTGCGCCAGAACGCTACCGCGGCGAGAACGAACCCATTGACGCAAAAGCAGGTCACATACCCGGGGCACACAATTTCTTTTACAAGGACAACCTCACTCCTGATCAGACGATGCTTCCGGCAGACGAGCTGCAAAAGCGTCTGGCTCCATACGCTGATAAAGAATTGATCGTCTATTGCGGCTCAGGTGTGACAGCTTGCTCCAATTTGCTCGCTTTCCATGCTGCCGGTCGAACAGATGTGAAATTGTATCTGGGCAGCTGGAGTGACTGGAGCTCGTATCCTGATAATCCGGTAGCAACAGATGTTGAATAA
- a CDS encoding tetratricopeptide repeat protein gives MSEFVTFTNELGQTIDMSREDYQKKIIPQNLDKYWDEKDKLRDFAMELVKGQFHEQAAVAADRLLELYGPIESALIFRAVVHMQAREFESAKKILTDCLERFPSSGTACTNLAKIFAFEGDEPKAFETLHTGLHKDPNQENGLNMFVESFLQRGKKDELKGQLEALASKEGAWRPQLQLARLALTEEDLLNAMKWYTVAIEGAKDRFEVVMTVTGELGQAGYVYQLIQICEKFWTPHFPYPYAGFNYANALLATDQMEKAILILRNMQEHLPDNYKPMVDHFLNRVPGALEAEAAAQQKVVESQMDDPTTKKSKWKFWK, from the coding sequence ATGTCTGAATTTGTGACGTTTACCAATGAGCTTGGTCAAACCATCGATATGTCCCGAGAGGATTACCAGAAAAAAATAATTCCGCAAAATCTGGATAAGTACTGGGATGAAAAAGATAAGCTTCGCGATTTTGCGATGGAGTTGGTGAAGGGTCAATTTCATGAGCAAGCCGCTGTCGCTGCCGACAGGCTTCTCGAATTATACGGTCCAATCGAGTCTGCTCTCATTTTTCGTGCAGTGGTTCACATGCAGGCGAGAGAGTTTGAAAGCGCTAAAAAAATCCTGACAGATTGTCTGGAACGATTCCCGTCCTCAGGTACGGCTTGCACCAATTTGGCAAAAATCTTCGCGTTTGAGGGAGATGAGCCAAAAGCGTTCGAGACCCTACATACAGGTCTGCACAAAGACCCGAATCAAGAAAATGGCTTGAACATGTTTGTCGAGAGCTTCTTGCAAAGAGGGAAAAAGGATGAACTGAAAGGGCAGCTGGAGGCGCTGGCAAGTAAAGAAGGCGCTTGGAGACCACAGCTACAGCTGGCTCGTCTTGCTTTGACGGAGGAGGACCTCCTGAATGCGATGAAATGGTACACAGTAGCGATTGAAGGAGCGAAAGACCGCTTTGAGGTCGTCATGACTGTGACAGGTGAATTGGGACAAGCGGGTTATGTGTATCAGTTGATTCAGATTTGTGAAAAGTTCTGGACGCCGCATTTCCCGTATCCGTATGCAGGCTTCAACTATGCCAACGCTCTGTTGGCGACCGATCAAATGGAAAAGGCAATCCTCATCCTGCGAAATATGCAAGAGCATTTGCCAGACAACTACAAGCCTATGGTTGATCACTTCCTGAATCGAGTACCTGGAGCGCTCGAAGCAGAAGCAGCCGCTCAACAGAAAGTCGTAGAGAGCCAAATGGACGATCCGACGACGAAAAAGAGCAAGTGGAAGTTTTGGAAGTAA
- a CDS encoding ABC transporter substrate-binding protein, producing MKRFLALGLAAFLAMTAVLTGCSSTPEKIRIGEVTRSLFYAPQYVALEKGFFKEEGLEVELSTIPGGDKVMSALLSGGIEVALVGSETSIYVSQQGAADPVVNFAQLTQTDGTFLVSRTKMDDFTFDKLKGSVFLGQRKGGMPQMVGEYVLKKHNINPQGDLELIQNIEFKNIASSFASGTGEYVQLFEPEASRFEQEGIGHVVASFGKESGTVPYTVFMTKQSYIDSNAAAIQKFTNAVYKGQQWVASHSAKETADVIGKYFEQIEPKILETAVQRYLEQGSYATDPILDEKEWNQLQDIMDSAGELKQRADYTKLVNTTFATQSKEGK from the coding sequence ATGAAACGATTTTTGGCGCTGGGGCTGGCCGCTTTTCTCGCTATGACGGCTGTATTGACTGGCTGCTCCAGCACTCCCGAAAAAATAAGAATTGGTGAAGTGACTCGTTCTTTGTTTTACGCCCCGCAATATGTCGCACTTGAAAAAGGATTTTTCAAGGAAGAAGGACTGGAAGTGGAGCTCTCAACCATTCCCGGCGGAGATAAAGTGATGTCGGCTCTGTTATCTGGCGGTATCGAGGTCGCGCTCGTCGGCTCCGAGACCAGCATATACGTCTCTCAGCAAGGTGCTGCTGATCCAGTTGTCAACTTTGCGCAGCTCACGCAGACGGACGGTACCTTCCTCGTTTCCCGCACCAAAATGGATGACTTTACTTTCGACAAGCTAAAGGGCAGTGTCTTCTTGGGTCAACGCAAAGGCGGCATGCCGCAAATGGTCGGAGAGTATGTACTCAAAAAGCACAATATCAATCCGCAAGGCGACCTGGAACTGATTCAGAATATCGAATTCAAAAATATTGCGTCTTCCTTCGCATCTGGTACTGGAGAGTATGTACAGCTGTTTGAACCGGAAGCCTCCCGCTTTGAACAGGAAGGAATCGGCCATGTCGTCGCCTCTTTTGGCAAAGAGAGCGGAACCGTTCCCTACACCGTCTTTATGACAAAACAAAGCTATATAGACAGTAACGCAGCAGCTATCCAAAAGTTTACCAATGCGGTCTACAAAGGGCAACAGTGGGTTGCCAGCCACAGTGCAAAAGAAACGGCTGATGTGATTGGCAAGTACTTCGAGCAAATCGAACCAAAGATTCTGGAAACTGCTGTACAGCGTTACCTGGAACAAGGCTCCTATGCGACAGATCCCATTCTGGACGAAAAGGAATGGAACCAGCTACAAGATATTATGGATTCCGCTGGTGAGTTAAAGCAACGCGCTGATTACACCAAGCTCGTAAACACCACTTTTGCTACCCAATCCAAGGAAGGGAAATAG
- a CDS encoding phosphatase PAP2 family protein, which produces MNQTTRKNGYVRGALTFAVLATIMFTLYVAGKVAGMDQAAIAFAESIRSDAGTAFFRFVTNLGGGMFLVPVAVIMIVVLYIKKYRVEAMFVLISLGASEVANELLKRFFARPRPSGVNLIELPESFSFPSGHAMIGPAFYCMVAFWIAQWFAEKRWSSLVQPAVFIFVALLAFSRVYLGVHYLSDVLTGFFLSMCWYFLLRLGYEEWMGRRSTVVDPIPHSR; this is translated from the coding sequence ATGAATCAGACAACTAGAAAAAATGGATATGTACGCGGAGCCCTTACGTTTGCTGTTCTTGCTACGATCATGTTTACCCTCTATGTAGCGGGGAAAGTGGCAGGTATGGATCAAGCTGCCATCGCATTTGCGGAGTCGATTCGCTCGGATGCAGGGACTGCTTTTTTCCGTTTTGTAACCAATCTGGGTGGAGGCATGTTCCTTGTACCAGTAGCGGTGATTATGATCGTTGTCCTATACATAAAGAAATATCGTGTGGAGGCAATGTTTGTTCTCATTTCCCTTGGCGCCAGCGAAGTAGCGAATGAGCTATTAAAGAGGTTCTTTGCTCGACCTAGACCGAGTGGCGTCAATCTGATTGAGCTGCCGGAGTCTTTTTCGTTTCCGAGTGGTCATGCGATGATTGGACCAGCTTTCTATTGCATGGTCGCGTTTTGGATTGCCCAATGGTTTGCGGAGAAAAGATGGTCGTCGCTCGTGCAGCCTGCGGTTTTTATTTTCGTGGCATTGCTCGCGTTCAGCCGTGTGTACTTGGGGGTTCATTATTTGAGTGATGTGCTTACCGGCTTTTTCCTGTCGATGTGCTGGTACTTTCTCCTTCGTCTTGGCTATGAAGAATGGATGG
- a CDS encoding VOC family protein — protein sequence MLHHVEVYVSNLARSKDFWGWLLEGELGYTRYQEWASGVSWKQNGTYLVFVQAEERFLDIPYHRCRVGLNHLAFYARDREHVEKLREEAARRGISLLYQDRHPHAGGEGHYALFFEDPDRIKVEIVAP from the coding sequence ATGCTGCATCATGTGGAAGTGTATGTCTCTAATCTGGCGCGCTCCAAAGATTTTTGGGGCTGGTTGCTGGAGGGGGAGCTGGGCTATACGCGATATCAAGAATGGGCGAGTGGGGTAAGCTGGAAACAGAACGGTACCTATCTGGTTTTTGTCCAGGCAGAAGAGCGATTCCTCGACATTCCGTATCATCGTTGTCGTGTCGGTTTGAATCATTTGGCATTCTACGCACGGGATCGAGAACATGTGGAAAAGCTGCGGGAAGAAGCTGCTCGTCGCGGAATCTCTTTGCTTTATCAGGATCGGCATCCGCATGCTGGAGGCGAAGGGCATTACGCTTTGTTTTTCGAGGACCCAGATAGAATTAAGGTCGAGATCGTCGCCCCCTAA